A window from Luteibacter flocculans encodes these proteins:
- the fmt gene encoding methionyl-tRNA formyltransferase has product MVGRPLRVVFAGTPDFAVPCLEACRASGAEVVAVYTQPDRPAGRGRKLAASPVKAAALAAGLPVEQPESFKAEADRARLASYAPDLMVVVAYGLILPRKVLAIPRLGCWNVHASLLPRWRGAAPIQRAILAGDAESGVDLMQMEAGLDTGPVLIERRTPIAHDETGGSLHDRLSALGADALAEGLRRTLAGENLVPRPQSDQGVEYAHKLDKAEAKLDFARPAIALERKVRAFDPWPVAEADVAGEHLRIWAARAVDGVPGAEPGHVIAASRDGIDIACAEGALRLIAVQRAGGRRISAADYLNARPELKQAAS; this is encoded by the coding sequence ATGGTGGGCCGTCCCCTGCGGGTGGTGTTCGCCGGAACGCCTGATTTTGCCGTTCCCTGCCTCGAAGCCTGCCGCGCCTCCGGTGCGGAGGTCGTTGCGGTGTACACGCAGCCCGACCGCCCCGCCGGGCGCGGCCGCAAGCTCGCCGCCAGCCCGGTGAAGGCCGCCGCGCTCGCCGCGGGTCTTCCCGTCGAACAGCCGGAATCCTTCAAGGCCGAAGCGGACCGCGCACGCCTCGCCAGCTACGCCCCGGATCTGATGGTCGTGGTGGCCTACGGGCTCATCCTTCCGCGCAAGGTGCTTGCCATTCCCCGCCTCGGCTGCTGGAACGTGCACGCCTCGCTGCTGCCGCGCTGGCGCGGCGCGGCTCCGATCCAGCGCGCCATTCTGGCGGGTGACGCCGAGTCCGGCGTCGATCTGATGCAGATGGAGGCCGGACTCGACACCGGCCCGGTGCTGATCGAGCGACGCACGCCCATCGCCCATGACGAAACGGGCGGCAGCCTGCACGACCGCCTGTCTGCCCTGGGCGCCGACGCGCTCGCCGAAGGCCTGCGGCGCACGCTGGCCGGCGAAAACCTCGTGCCGCGGCCGCAATCCGACCAGGGCGTCGAGTACGCGCACAAGCTCGACAAGGCCGAGGCGAAGCTCGATTTCGCACGACCGGCGATCGCGCTCGAGCGCAAGGTGCGCGCCTTCGATCCCTGGCCGGTGGCCGAGGCCGACGTGGCCGGCGAGCACCTGCGTATCTGGGCCGCCCGCGCCGTCGACGGCGTGCCGGGCGCCGAGCCGGGACACGTGATCGCGGCCTCCCGCGACGGCATCGACATCGCCTGCGCCGAAGGCGCGCTGCGGCTCATCGCCGTGCAGCGTGCTGGTGGGCGCCGGATCAGCGCCGCCGACTATCTCAACGCCCGTCCGGAGCTGAAGCAGGCCGCCTCGTGA
- the rsmB gene encoding 16S rRNA (cytosine(967)-C(5))-methyltransferase RsmB — MSVRALAAEALCDIAIAGHSLRDVADRALPRLSDARDRAMLTALLHDGARWWPRFDAALDRLLEKPIRRNEPVIHALLVVGLVQLEILELPSYAAVAATVEAARELRRPRLAGLANAVLRRWLRERDTLNAALDATPATRHAHPAWLADAIAQDWPDAADAVLAAANTEPPLMLRCNRRRAQRESLADALRAAGQTVELHPWLSDGLVLPHSTDVTRLPGFAEGFFAVQDGAAQVPADLLDLANGQRVLDACAAPGGKACHALERADVSLLAVESEAKRAPRIRQNLERLGLHAEVIVGDAGDPSAWWDGRPFDRVMIDAPCSATGVIRRRPDVRLHRRAADIDALVAQQARILDACWKTLAPGGTLLYVTCSLLRRENEGVVGAFLANHDDASARPITLPVGRAARVGWQILPGDGDLDGMYYALLEKSATSAV, encoded by the coding sequence ATGTCCGTGCGCGCGCTGGCTGCCGAGGCGCTTTGCGACATCGCCATCGCTGGTCATTCGCTGCGCGATGTCGCGGATCGCGCCTTGCCGCGGCTGTCCGACGCGCGCGACCGCGCGATGCTCACCGCGCTGCTGCACGACGGCGCGCGCTGGTGGCCGCGTTTCGATGCAGCGCTGGATCGCCTGCTGGAGAAACCGATTCGGCGCAACGAGCCCGTCATCCACGCGTTGCTGGTCGTCGGACTGGTGCAGTTGGAGATTCTGGAGCTGCCCAGCTACGCCGCGGTTGCGGCAACGGTGGAAGCGGCACGTGAACTCCGTCGGCCGCGTCTTGCCGGTCTGGCGAACGCGGTGCTCCGTCGCTGGCTGCGGGAGCGCGACACGCTGAACGCGGCACTCGACGCCACGCCGGCCACACGACACGCCCATCCGGCTTGGCTTGCGGATGCCATCGCGCAGGACTGGCCCGACGCGGCCGATGCCGTGCTCGCCGCGGCGAACACCGAGCCGCCGCTCATGCTCCGCTGCAACCGGCGTCGCGCACAGCGCGAGTCGCTGGCGGACGCATTGCGCGCAGCCGGGCAGACGGTCGAATTGCATCCCTGGTTGAGCGATGGGCTGGTCTTGCCGCACAGCACGGACGTCACCCGCCTGCCCGGCTTCGCGGAAGGGTTCTTCGCCGTGCAGGACGGTGCCGCGCAGGTGCCTGCCGACCTGCTCGACCTCGCCAACGGACAGCGCGTGCTCGACGCCTGCGCTGCGCCCGGCGGCAAGGCATGTCATGCACTCGAACGCGCCGACGTGAGCTTGCTTGCCGTGGAGTCGGAGGCAAAGCGTGCACCGCGCATTCGCCAGAACCTGGAGCGTCTCGGCCTGCACGCCGAGGTGATCGTCGGTGATGCCGGCGATCCGTCGGCATGGTGGGATGGACGCCCGTTCGATCGCGTGATGATCGACGCCCCCTGCTCGGCCACCGGCGTCATTCGTCGCCGCCCGGACGTGCGCCTGCATCGCCGCGCTGCCGACATCGACGCATTGGTCGCGCAACAGGCGCGCATTCTCGATGCGTGCTGGAAAACGCTCGCACCCGGTGGAACGTTGCTCTACGTCACCTGCTCCCTGCTTCGCCGCGAGAACGAAGGCGTCGTCGGTGCCTTCCTCGCCAACCATGACGATGCGTCGGCACGCCCGATCACTCTTCCCGTCGGACGCGCGGCGCGCGTCGGCTGGCAGATCCTGCCGGGCGACGGCGACCTCGACGGCATGTACTACGCGTTGCTGGAAAAGTCCGCCACGAGCGCCGTGTAA
- a CDS encoding glycosyltransferase, with translation MKLLFTNFHDGDGGGHSTYILGLARGLAARHEVHVAAPPTSRLNREARAIPGVRVRDQPFPNGLGRLPARRRARRQLAEYLHRERFDVIHVNGSADHRLVMAARRGLAPRPPIVLTKHNSKPMTGLGHVWRSRFGTDQVIAVCEFVRRQVLASPYARCRVATVFNGVDVERFAPGDADPAQRAAWLAPESAAAPLLIGSNAGTARYKGWMDLLEALASLAPEERAHFRVVLAGGLPGAEDLARIDALGIAEQVHFTGRLADVRPMVAALDAGFVLSWDVETISFACREMMAMGKPVLVSDYAGLPENIRQGEDGWIVPARDRTAIAGALRRLLAERDTLLAMGVAARRHAEADFGMPRFVDATEAVYTALVADFSSNA, from the coding sequence ATGAAGCTCCTGTTCACCAATTTCCACGACGGCGACGGCGGCGGTCACAGCACCTATATCCTCGGTCTCGCACGCGGCCTGGCGGCGCGTCACGAGGTGCACGTCGCAGCACCGCCTACCAGTCGCCTCAATCGTGAAGCTCGCGCCATCCCTGGCGTGCGGGTACGGGACCAGCCTTTTCCGAATGGGCTCGGGCGGCTCCCGGCGCGCCGCCGTGCGCGTCGCCAATTGGCCGAATATCTGCATCGCGAGCGCTTCGACGTCATTCACGTGAACGGCTCCGCCGACCATCGGCTGGTGATGGCGGCACGGCGCGGGCTGGCCCCGCGGCCGCCCATCGTGCTGACCAAGCACAATTCCAAGCCGATGACCGGGCTCGGCCATGTCTGGCGATCGCGCTTCGGTACCGACCAGGTCATCGCCGTGTGCGAGTTCGTGCGGCGGCAGGTGCTGGCGTCGCCTTATGCGCGCTGTCGCGTCGCCACGGTGTTCAACGGCGTGGACGTCGAGCGCTTCGCGCCGGGCGATGCGGACCCGGCGCAACGCGCGGCCTGGCTGGCGCCCGAATCGGCGGCCGCACCGCTGCTGATCGGCAGCAATGCCGGCACCGCACGCTACAAGGGCTGGATGGACCTGCTCGAGGCACTGGCATCCCTGGCTCCCGAGGAGCGCGCGCACTTCCGCGTCGTGCTGGCGGGCGGCCTGCCGGGCGCCGAGGATCTGGCGCGAATCGATGCGCTGGGCATCGCCGAGCAGGTGCACTTTACCGGTCGACTGGCAGACGTGCGGCCCATGGTCGCCGCGCTGGATGCGGGATTCGTGCTGTCCTGGGACGTCGAGACGATCTCTTTTGCCTGCCGCGAAATGATGGCGATGGGCAAGCCCGTGCTGGTCAGCGACTACGCCGGGTTACCCGAAAACATCCGGCAAGGCGAAGACGGTTGGATCGTGCCTGCCCGCGATCGCACCGCCATCGCGGGTGCCTTGCGTCGCCTGCTGGCGGAACGGGACACCCTCCTGGCGATGGGCGTTGCCGCACGTCGCCATGCCGAGGCCGACTTCGGCATGCCGCGCTTCGTGGATGCGACGGAAGCGGTTTACACGGCGCTCGTGGCGGACTTTTCCAGCAACGCGTAG
- the def gene encoding peptide deformylase → MSTLTILEFPDPRLRTVAAPVTEFDAELKQFVADMYETMYAANGVGLAATQVNVHKRVLVADMSDDRNEPMVLINPEILEKDGQQVYQEGCLSFPGIYADVTRALHVKVRANDVDGKEIVVEAEGPLAVCIQHEMDHLAGKVFVDYLSPLKRGMLLKRMEKQRKASA, encoded by the coding sequence GTGTCCACCCTCACCATTCTCGAATTCCCCGATCCGCGCCTGCGCACCGTCGCGGCGCCCGTCACCGAGTTCGACGCCGAACTCAAGCAGTTCGTGGCCGACATGTACGAGACCATGTACGCGGCCAATGGCGTCGGCCTCGCTGCTACCCAGGTCAACGTGCATAAGCGCGTGCTAGTGGCCGACATGAGCGACGACCGCAACGAGCCGATGGTGCTGATCAACCCCGAGATCCTCGAAAAGGACGGGCAGCAGGTCTACCAGGAGGGCTGCCTCTCGTTCCCCGGCATCTACGCCGACGTGACCCGCGCGCTGCACGTGAAGGTCCGCGCGAACGACGTCGACGGCAAGGAGATCGTCGTGGAGGCCGAGGGCCCGTTGGCGGTCTGCATCCAGCACGAGATGGATCACCTCGCCGGCAAGGTCTTCGTGGATTATCTCTCGCCGCTCAAGCGCGGAATGCTGCTCAAGCGGATGGAAAAACAGCGCAAGGCCAGTGCCTGA